In the Quercus lobata isolate SW786 chromosome 5, ValleyOak3.0 Primary Assembly, whole genome shotgun sequence genome, one interval contains:
- the LOC115989702 gene encoding phospholipase D alpha 1, with translation MAHILLHGTLHVTVYEVDKLHSGGGPKIFRKIMANIEETVGIGKGVPKVYATIDLEKARVGKTRILENEPNNPKWYESFHIYCAHLASNVIFTVKDDNPIGATLIGRAYVPIEELLDGEEVDRWVDILDKEKNPVGSKIHVKLQYFDVAKDHNWARGIRSLKFPGVPYTFFSQRQGCRISLYQDAHVPDKFVPKIPLAGGTYYEPHRCWEDIFDAITNAKHLIYITGWSVYTEISLVRDSRRPKSGGDILLGDLLKKKASEGVRVLMLVWDDRTSVGLLKKDGLMATHDEETEHYFQNTDVHCVLCPRNPDDGGSIVQDLSISTMFTHHQKIVVVDSDMPSGGSQKRRIVSFVGGIDLCDGRYDTPFHSLFRTLDTAHHDDFHQPNFEGASITKGGPREPWHDIHSRLEGPIAWDVLFNFEQRWRKQGGKDLLVQLRELDEIIIPPSPVMFPDDNDTWNVQLFRSIDGGAAFGFPETPEDAARAGLVSGKDNIIDRSIQDAYINAIRRAKDFIYIENQYFLGSSFCWSADDIKPEDIGALHLIPKELSLKIISKIEAGERFTVYVVVPMWPEGMPESGSVQAILDWQRRTMDMMYKDIIQALRAKGIDEDPRNYLTFFCLGNREVKKQGEYEPTEKPPPDSDYSRAQESRRFMIYVHAKMMIVDDEYIIIGSANINQRSMDGARDSEIAMGAYQPYHLANRQPARGQIHGFRMSLWYEHLGMLDDSFLHPKSEECIRKLNQISDKYWDLYSSETLEHDLPGHLLRYPVGVDSEGNVTELPGFEFFPDTKARVLGAKSDYMPPILTT, from the exons ATGGCGCATATTCTGCTACATGGGACACTTCACGTTACCGTCTATGAGGTCGACAAGCTCCACAGTGGAGGTGGCCCTAAGATCTTCCGCAAG atAATGGCAAACATTGAAGAGACAGTTGGTATTGGTAAAGGAGTTCCTAAAGTCTACGCAACCATTGATCTAGAAAAGGCGAGAGTTGGGAAGACCAGGATACTAGAAAATGAGCCTAACAATCCCAAGTGGTATGAGTCTTTTCATATCTACTGTGCTCATTTGGCTTCAAATGTTATTTTCACTGTCAAAGACGATAATCCTATTGGGGCAACCTTAATTGGAAGAGCATATGTACCTATTGAAGAACTCTTAGATGGAGAGGAAGTGGATAGATGGGTTGATATACTGGATAAAGAGAAAAATCCTGTAGGTTCGAAGATCCATGTGAAGCTACAATATTTTGATGTTGCAAAAGACCATAATTGGGCTCGGGGTATTAGAAGTCTTAAATTTCCTGGAGTGCCATACACATTCTTCTCACAGAGACAAGGATGTAGGATTTCTCTGTACCAAGATGCTCATGTCCCAGACAAATTTGTTCCTAAAATCCCTCTTGCTGGAGGCACATATTATGAGCCCCACAGATGTTGGGAAGACATTTTTGATGCAATCACTAATGCAAAACACTTGATCTACATTACTGGATGGTCTGTCTATACAGAAATTTCCTTGGTGAGGGACTCAAGGAGGCCAAAGTCTGGAGGAGACATCTTACTTGGTGATCTGCTTAAGAAAAAGGCAAGTGAAGGTGTTAGGGTTCTTATGCTTGTTTGGGATGACAGGACTTCTGTTGGGTTACTGAAAAAGGATGGATTGATGGCCACCCACGATGAAGAAACTGAACATTACTTCCAGAATACTGATGTGCACTGTGTATTGTGTCCCCGAAATCCCGATGATGGTGGAAGCATTGTTCAGGACTTATCGATTTCAACCATGTTCACTCATCACCAGAAGATTGTGGTGGTGGACAGTGATATGCCTAGTGGAGGGTCACAAAAGAGGAGAATTGTGAGTTTCGTTGGGGGTATTGATCTTTGTGATGGGAGATATGATACCCCCTTTCATTCACTCTTCAGGACATTGGACACTGCACATCACGATGATTTTCATCAGCCAAATTTTGAGGGTGCTTCAATTACAAAAGGTGGTCCAAGGGAACCGTGGCATGATATCCACTCCCGGCTTGAAGGACCAATTGCTTGGGAtgtcttatttaattttgagCAGAGGTGGAGAAAGCAAGGTGGTAAGGATTTACTTGTTCAGCTTAGAGAGCTTGACGAAATCATCATCCCCCCATCTCCAGTTATGTTTCCAGATGACAATGACACATGGAATGTGCAGTTGTTTAGATCCATTGATGGTGGGGCTGCTTTTGGCTTCCCAGAGACACCTGAAGATGCAGCCAGAGCAGGGCTTGTCAGTGGGAAGGATAATATCATTGACCGAAGCATTCAGGATGCTTACATTAATGCTATTCGACGTGCAAAGGATTTCATTTATATTGAGAATCAGTATTTCCTTGGAAGCTCTTTTTGCTGGAGTGCTGATGATATCAAGCCTGAGGATATTGGTGCTCTTCATCTGATTCCAAAGGAGCTTTCACTTAAGATTATCAGCAAGATTGAAGCAGGGGAGAGGTTCACTGTCTATGTTGTTGTCCCGATGTGGCCAGAGGGTATGCCGGAGAGTGGATCAGTTCAGGCCATATTAGATTGGCAGAGGAGGACAATGGATATGATGTATAAAGATATTATTCAGGCTCTGAGAGCCAAGGGTATTGATGAGGATCCTCGgaattatttgacatttttctgCCTTGGAAATCGGGAGGTGAAAAAGCAGGGTGAATATGAACCAACAGAAAAACCACCACCTGATTCAGACTATAGTCGAGCTCAGGAGTCCCGGCGCTTCATGATCTATGTTCATGCTAAGATGATGATTG TTGATGACGAATATATAATAATTGGATCTGCCAACATCAACCAGAGATCAATGGATGGAGCTAGGGACTCTGAGATAGCAATGGGAGCTTACCAACCATATCATCTGGCTAACAGGCAGCCAGCACGTGGCCAGATCCATGGTTTCCGTATGTCACTATGGTATGAGCACCTTGGCATGCTGGATGATTCATTCTTACACCCTAAAAGCGAGGAGTGTATCAGGAAGTTAAACCAGATTTCTGACAAATATTGGGATCTGTATTCAAGTGAGACACTTGAACATGACCTGCCAGGACACTTGCTGCGTTACCCTGTCGGGGTTGATAGTGAAGGAAATGTCACAGAGCTGCCTGGATTTGAGTTCTTCCCTGACACCAAGGCTCGTGTTCTGGGTGCCAAATCTGACTACATGCCTCCAATCCTTACTACTTAG
- the LOC115990306 gene encoding uncharacterized protein LOC115990306, translating to MRLQPQPQPQRWSPREPGTYKVNYDEAYFAEEEEAGIGVVVRNELGQVMASLAEKFVMPPTVEILEAMAARRDMIFMDELGLRRAIFEGDLETVVKALSGDCPYRSSIGHIVKELYI from the exons ATGAGATTAcaaccacagccacagccacaacgTTGGTCACCACGTGAACCCGGTACATACAAAGTAAATTATGACGAGGCATACTTTGCGGAGGAAGAAGAAGCAGGAATTGGTGTCGTAGTGAGGAACGAACTGGGACAGGTGATGGCGTCCTTAGCAGAGAAGTTTGTCATGCCTCCAACAGTGGAAATTCTTGAGGCTATGGCAGCAAGGAGGGATATGATCTTCATGGACGAATTGGGTTTGCGTCGGGCCATTTTTGAAGGAGATTTGGAGACTGTTGTTAAGGCATTATCAGGGGACTGCCCATATCGGTCTAGTATTGGGCACATTGTAAAAGAAC TCTATATTTAA